In one Shinella zoogloeoides genomic region, the following are encoded:
- the fdhD gene encoding formate dehydrogenase accessory sulfurtransferase FdhD: protein MPDFATTIKVAETARRNGRLTGGERFVPEETPVAFSYAGSTHAVMMATPADLEDFAVGFSLTEGIITDPAEIEAVEVVAEDKGIDVQVRLADAQNDALTARRRHMAGPVGCGLCGIESIEQAVRLTPSVRSSPLTLSEEEIVEAVHLLNGQQPLHMATRAVHGAGFFVPGIGLVAVREDVGRHNALDKLVGAARRAGHAGETGAVVVTSRVSVEMVQKTAIVGSPFIIAISAPTALAIRTAEEAGMTLIALVRGEEFEIFTGAERVVSNPERRIGNG from the coding sequence GTGCCGGATTTCGCCACCACGATCAAGGTCGCCGAAACCGCCCGCCGCAACGGGCGGCTGACGGGGGGCGAGCGCTTCGTGCCGGAGGAAACCCCGGTTGCCTTTTCCTATGCCGGCTCGACCCATGCGGTGATGATGGCGACACCCGCCGACCTCGAGGATTTCGCGGTCGGCTTCAGCCTGACGGAAGGCATCATAACCGATCCGGCGGAGATCGAAGCCGTCGAAGTGGTGGCAGAAGACAAGGGCATCGACGTGCAGGTCCGCCTCGCGGACGCGCAGAACGACGCCCTGACCGCCCGCCGCCGGCACATGGCCGGCCCCGTGGGCTGCGGCCTCTGCGGCATCGAATCGATCGAGCAGGCCGTGCGGCTGACGCCGTCCGTGCGTTCGTCACCACTGACATTGAGTGAAGAAGAGATCGTCGAGGCGGTGCATCTGCTCAACGGCCAGCAACCGCTGCATATGGCCACCCGCGCCGTGCATGGCGCAGGATTCTTCGTGCCGGGCATTGGCCTTGTCGCCGTGCGCGAGGATGTCGGCCGGCACAATGCGCTCGACAAGCTCGTCGGCGCCGCGCGCCGCGCGGGCCATGCCGGCGAGACGGGCGCGGTTGTCGTGACGAGCCGCGTGTCCGTCGAGATGGTGCAGAAGACGGCTATCGTAGGCAGCCCCTTCATCATCGCCATTTCCGCACCGACGGCGCTTGCCATCCGCACGGCGGAAGAGGCCGGCATGACGCTGATCGCCCTGGTGCGCGGCGAGGAATTCGAGATTTTCACCGGCGCGGAGCGCGTCGTGAGCAACCCGGAACGCCGGATCGGCAACGGTTAG